A genomic segment from Glycine soja cultivar W05 chromosome 20, ASM419377v2, whole genome shotgun sequence encodes:
- the LOC114402634 gene encoding tubulin beta-1 chain, which produces MREILHIQGGQCGNQIGAKFWEVVCAEHGIDSTGRYQGDNELQLERVNVYYNEASCGRFVPRAVLMDLEPGTMDSVRSGPYGQIFRPDNFVFGQSGAGNNWAKGHYTEGAELIDSVLDVVRKEAENCDCLQGFQVCHSLGGGTGSGMGTLLISKIREEYPDRMMLTFSVFPSPKVSDTVVEPYNATLSVHQLVENADECMVLDNEALYDICFRTLKLTTPSFGDLNHLISATMSGVTCCLRFPGQLNSDLRKLAVNLIPFPRLHFFMVGFAPLTSRGSQQYRALTVPELTQQMWDAKNMMCAADPRHGRYLTASAMFRGKMSTKEVDEQMINVQNKNSSYFVEWIPNNVKSTVCDIPPTGLKMASTFIGNSTSIQEMFRRVSEQFTAMFRRKAFLHWYTGEGMDEMEFTEAESNMNDLVSEYQQYQDATADDEGYEYEDEEEPQEDEA; this is translated from the exons ATGCGTGAGATTCTTCACATACAGGGAGGGCAATGCGGAAACCAGATCGGAGCGAAGTTCTGGGAGGTGGTGTGCGCGGAGCACGGGATCGATTCCACGGGGAGGTACCAGGGGGACAACGAGTTGCAACTCGAGCGAGTCAACGTCTATTACAATGAAGCGAGTTGCGGAAGGTTCGTGCCGAGGGCGGTGCTCATGGATCTAGAGCCAGGGACCATGGACAGCGTCAGATCTGGTCCCTACGGTCAGATTTTCCGACCTGATAACTTCGTCTTCGGCCAGTCCGGCGCCGGAAACAACTGGGCCAAAGGTCACTACACCGAAGGCGCTGAGTTGATTGACTCTGTTCTCGATGTTGTCAGGAAGGAGGCAGAAAACTGTGACTGCCTTCAAG GGTTTCAGGTTTgccactctcttggtggtggaACTGGTTCTGGAATGGGAACACTGTTGATCTCGAAGATCAGGGAAGAATACCCTGACCGAATGATGCTTACATTCTCTGTGTTCCCATCCCCTAAGGTTTCTGACACAGTTGTTGAGCCTTACAACGCAACATTATCAGTGCACCAGCTCGTTGAAAATGCAGATGAATGCATGGTTTTGGATAACGAAGCTCTCTATGACATATGCTTCCGCACCCTTAAGCTCACCACCCCAAGCT TTGGAGATCTGAACCATCTAATTTCAGCCACCATGAGTGGTGTGACATGTTGTCTTCGATTCCCTGGTCAACTCAACTCAGATCTTCGCAAACTCGCTGTGAATCTCATTCCCTTCCCTCGTCTGCACTTCTTCATGGTGGGATTTGCCCCACTCACTTCCCGTGGTTCCCAACAGTACAGGGCTCTCACTGTCCCTGAATTGACCCAACAAATGTGGGATGCTAAGAACATGATGTGTGCAGCTGATCCTCGCCACGGTCGTTACTTGACAGCTTCTGCGATGTTCCGTGGAAAGATGAGCACAAAGGAGGTTGATGAACAGATGATCAATGTTCAGAACAAGAACTCATCGTACTTCGTGGAATGGATCCCCAACAATGTGAAATCCACTGTCTGTGACATCCCTCCAACTGGGTTGAAAATGGCATCAACCTTCATTGGCAATTCTACCTCTATTCAAGAAATGTTCAGGAGGGTGAGCGAGCAATTCACGGCTATGTTCCGCAGAAAGGCCTTCTTGCATTGGTATACTGGAGAAGGTATGGATGAAATGGAGTTCACTGAAGCTGAGAGCAACATGAATGACCTTGTGTCTGAGTACCAGCAATACCAAGATGCAACTGCTGATGACGAGGGCTATGAGTATGAAGATGAGGAAGAACCTCAGGAAGATGAGGCTTAA
- the LOC114401524 gene encoding oxalate--CoA ligase-like, which yields MVVCNFCVLPYYIRSPTYENSPRSRKAFPLLASFINLMLSRFQCRSQQITMQQAPTTLTGLLHRVAGIFPSRRAVSVSGKFDLTHSRLHHLVELAASGLLSAGIKPGDVVALTFPNTVEFIITFLAVIRARATAAPLNAAYTAEEFEFYLSDSDSKLLLTSKEGNEPAQAAASKLNIPHATAWLAEAEELSLSLSSTESAIDSVSEIANDASDVALFLHTSGTTSRPKGVPLTQHNLASSVENIKSVYRLTESDSTVIVLPLFHVHGLLAALLSSLAAGAAVVLPEAGRFSASTFWSDMARYDATWYTAVPTVHQIVLERHLKNAEPVYPKLRFIRSCSASLAPAILERLEEAFGAPVLEAYAMTEASHLMSSNPLPEDGPHRAGSVGKPVGQEMVILNENGEIQKNEVKGEICIRGPNVTKGYKNNPDANDSAFQFGWFHTGDIGFFDSDGYLHLVGRIKELINRGGEKISPIEVDAVLLSHPDIAQAVAFGVPDDKYGEEINCAIIPKEGSNIDEAEVQRFSKKNLAAFKVPKKVFFTDSLPKTATGKILRRLVAEHFVSQT from the exons TAAATCTCATGCTCTCACGTTTCCAATGCCGATCACAACAAATCACAATGCAGCAAGCTCCAACCACACTCACCGGATTGCTCCATCGCGTCGCCGGAATATTCCCCTCCCGCCGCGCCGTCTCCGTCTCCGGCAAGTTCGACCTCACGCACTCCCGTCTCCACCACCTCGTCGAACTCGCCGCCTCGGGCCTCCTCTCCGCCGGCATCAAACCCGGCGATGTCGTCGCCCTCACCTTCCCCAACACCGTCGAG tttATAATAACGTTCTTGGCCGTTATTCGAGCGCGAGCCACGGCGGCGCCATTGAACGCGGCTTACACCGCCGAGGAGTTCGAGTTTTATCTATCTGACTCAGATTCAAAGCTGTTACTAACCTCAAAAGAAGGAAACGAGCCGGCTCAAGCCGCGGCTTCCAAGCTTAACATTCCGCACGCAACGGCATGGCTCGCGGAAGCCGAGGAGCTGAGTCTCTCTCTGAGTTCCACCGAGTCAGCAATCGACTCGGTCTCCGAAATCGCCAACGACGCTTCCGACGTGGCACTGTTCCTTCACACTTCCGGCACCACGAGCCGCCCCAAGGGCGTGCCGTTGACGCAGCACAATTTGGCCTCTTCCGTGGAGAACATCAAGTCCGTGTACAGACTCACTGAGTCTGACTCGACCGTGATCGTTCTCCCGTTGTTCCACGTGCACGGCCTGCTCGCGGCGCTGCTCAGTTCGCTAGCCGCCGGAGCCGCCGTGGTTCTTCCGGAGGCGGGGAGGTTCTCCGCCTCCACGTTCTGGAGCGACATGGCGAGGTACGACGCCACGTGGTACACCGCGGTTCCCACCGTGCACCAGATCGTGCTGGAGCGTCACTTAAAAAACGCGGAACCGGTTTACCCGAAGCTCCGGTTTATCCGGAGCTGTAGCGCGTCGCTTGCACCGGCAATATTGGAACGGTTGGAGGAGGCGTTCGGTGCACCGGTTTTGGAGGCGTATGCGATGACGGAAGCCTCGCATTTGATGTCGTCGAATCCGTTGCCCGAAGATGGGCCTCACCGAGCCGGGTCGGTTGGAAAGCCCGTGGGCCAGGAAATGGTGATATTAAACGAGAATGGTGAGATTCAAAAGAATGAGGTGAAAGGTGAGATTTGTATTAGAGGACCTAACGTGACCAAAGGGTATAAAAACAACCCTGATGCGAATGATTCTGCGTTTCAATTCGGGTGGTTCCACACTGGTGATATCGGGTTTTTTGATTCGGATGGGTATTTGCACCTTGTTGGTCGCATCAAGGAGCTTATTAACCGTGGAg ggGAGAAAATATCACCAATAGAGGTTGATGCTGTCCTTCTATCTCATCCAGACATTGCTCAGGCAGTTGCATTCGGAGTACCAGATGACAAATATGGCGAAGAG ATAAATTGTGCAATCATCCCAAAAGAAGGATCAAACATTGATGAGGCAGAGGTGCAGAGATTTAGCAAGAAGAACCTTGCAGCCTTCAAAGTCCCTAAAAAGGTCTTCTTCACTGATTCTTTGCCCAAGACTGCAACTGGCAAGATTCTAAGGCGTCTTGTAGCAGAACACTTTGTTTCTCAAACTTGA